Proteins from a genomic interval of Burkholderia cepacia GG4:
- the rpsF gene encoding 30S ribosomal protein S6, with product MRHYEIVFIVHPDQSEQVPAMIERYKTTITTHGGQIHRVEDWGRRQLAYMIEKLAKAHYVCMNIECDQTTLDELEHAFKFNDAVLRHLIVKMKKAETGPSPMMKEVQREEAKKAAAAQPTEAQA from the coding sequence ATGCGTCATTACGAAATCGTATTCATCGTGCACCCCGATCAGAGCGAGCAAGTGCCCGCGATGATCGAGCGTTACAAGACCACGATCACGACGCACGGCGGTCAGATCCACCGTGTCGAAGACTGGGGCCGTCGCCAACTGGCCTACATGATCGAGAAACTCGCGAAGGCTCACTACGTCTGCATGAACATCGAGTGCGACCAGACGACGCTCGACGAACTCGAACACGCGTTCAAGTTCAACGACGCCGTGCTGCGTCACCTCATCGTCAAGATGAAGAAGGCCGAGACCGGCCCGTCGCCGATGATGAAGGAAGTTCAGCGCGAAGAAGCCAAGAAGGCGGCCGCAGCTCAGCCGACCGAAGCGCAGGCTTAA
- a CDS encoding peroxiredoxin, producing MSVEVDRQVPDFTAPATGGDISLSDLKGKKLVLYFYPKDNTPGCTTEGLQFRDLYPKFKKAGAEVIGVSRDSLRSHDNFKAKLELPFPLISDADEALCALFDVIKMKKMYGKEVRGIERSTFLIDADGVLRHAWRGIKVPGHVDDVLSAVQAL from the coding sequence GTGTCCGTCGAAGTTGACCGTCAAGTTCCCGATTTCACCGCACCGGCTACGGGCGGCGACATTTCGCTGTCCGACCTGAAGGGCAAGAAGCTCGTTCTGTATTTCTATCCGAAGGACAACACGCCGGGCTGCACGACCGAAGGCCTGCAGTTCCGCGATCTCTATCCGAAGTTCAAGAAAGCCGGCGCCGAAGTGATCGGCGTGTCGCGCGACAGCCTGCGCTCGCATGACAATTTCAAGGCGAAGCTCGAACTGCCGTTCCCGCTGATTTCCGATGCCGACGAAGCGCTGTGCGCGCTGTTCGATGTCATCAAGATGAAGAAAATGTATGGCAAGGAAGTGCGCGGAATCGAGCGTTCGACGTTCCTGATCGACGCCGACGGCGTGCTTCGCCACGCATGGCGCGGCATCAAGGTGCCCGGTCACGTGGACGACGTTCTAAGTGCTGTACAAGCGCTTTGA
- a CDS encoding PhoH family protein, whose product MPLPTPPSKLGSLLPPDEYKAKARPAKAAKKSAEGDASTAGDYGPASVAQPMTEAANTAAPLRAVAAPAQEAAGTPARGRKTKQTAALLQPMQAPAEPAAPAAPIVARSDKPAAGKPAAAPARDAGAATKSRSRKPAEVEQQKLFVLDTNVLMHDPSSLFRFEEHDVYLPMMTLEELDNHKKGMSEVARNARQVSRTLDALVADVGPISAGIPLSRLGSREALGRLYFQTKLTDIAPVEGLPEGKADNQILGVVRALQRDRPDRQVVLVSKDINMRIKAHALGLPAEDYFNDQVLEDKDLLYTGVRELPQDFWTKHAKGMESWQDTKTGTTYYRVTGPLVASMLVNEFAYLEPQNGEPTFHAIVRELNGKTALLQTLRDYSHHKNNVWGITARNREQNFALNLLMNPEIDFVTLLGQAGTGKTLVALAAGLAQVLDDKRYNEIIVTRATVPVGEDIGFLPGTEEEKMQPWMGAFDDNLEVLQKTDDAAGEWGRAATQELIRSRLKVKSMNFMRGRTFVDKYLIIDEAQNLTPKQMKTLVTRAGPGTKIVCLGNIAQIDTPYLTEGSSGLTYVVDRFKGWGHSGHVTLARGERSRLADYASDIL is encoded by the coding sequence ATGCCTTTGCCTACCCCCCCCAGCAAGCTCGGCAGCCTGCTGCCGCCCGACGAATACAAGGCGAAAGCGCGGCCCGCGAAAGCCGCGAAGAAATCCGCCGAAGGGGACGCATCCACAGCCGGTGACTATGGTCCGGCTAGCGTGGCCCAACCGATGACCGAAGCCGCGAACACGGCCGCGCCGCTGCGCGCCGTCGCGGCGCCGGCGCAAGAAGCCGCGGGCACGCCCGCACGCGGCCGCAAGACCAAACAGACCGCAGCGCTGCTGCAGCCGATGCAGGCGCCGGCCGAACCCGCAGCGCCCGCCGCCCCGATCGTCGCGCGCAGCGACAAGCCCGCCGCCGGAAAACCGGCCGCGGCGCCCGCGCGCGATGCCGGTGCCGCGACGAAGTCGCGCAGCCGCAAGCCGGCCGAGGTCGAACAGCAGAAGCTGTTCGTACTCGACACCAACGTGCTGATGCACGACCCGAGCAGCCTCTTCCGCTTCGAGGAACACGACGTCTATCTGCCGATGATGACGCTCGAGGAACTCGACAACCACAAGAAGGGCATGTCCGAAGTCGCGCGCAACGCGCGCCAGGTCAGCCGCACGCTCGACGCGCTGGTCGCCGACGTCGGCCCGATCTCGGCCGGCATTCCGTTGTCGCGCCTCGGCAGCCGCGAGGCGCTCGGCCGCCTGTACTTCCAGACGAAGCTCACCGACATCGCGCCGGTCGAAGGCCTGCCCGAAGGCAAGGCCGACAACCAGATCCTCGGCGTGGTGCGCGCGCTGCAGCGCGACCGGCCGGACCGTCAGGTCGTGCTGGTGTCGAAAGACATCAACATGCGGATCAAGGCGCATGCGCTCGGCCTGCCCGCGGAAGACTACTTCAACGACCAGGTACTCGAGGACAAGGATCTCCTCTATACCGGCGTGCGCGAACTGCCGCAGGACTTCTGGACCAAGCACGCGAAGGGGATGGAGAGCTGGCAGGACACGAAGACGGGCACCACGTACTACCGCGTGACGGGCCCGCTCGTCGCGTCGATGCTCGTCAACGAGTTCGCCTACCTCGAGCCGCAGAACGGCGAACCGACGTTCCATGCGATCGTGCGCGAGCTGAACGGCAAGACGGCGCTGCTGCAGACGCTGCGCGACTACAGCCACCACAAGAACAACGTGTGGGGCATTACCGCGCGCAACCGCGAGCAGAACTTCGCGCTGAACCTGCTGATGAATCCCGAGATCGATTTCGTCACGCTGCTCGGCCAGGCCGGTACCGGCAAGACGCTCGTCGCGCTCGCAGCCGGCCTCGCGCAGGTGCTCGACGACAAGCGCTACAACGAGATCATCGTGACGCGCGCGACCGTGCCCGTCGGCGAGGACATCGGGTTCCTGCCCGGTACCGAGGAAGAGAAGATGCAGCCGTGGATGGGCGCATTCGACGACAACCTCGAAGTGCTGCAGAAGACCGACGACGCAGCCGGCGAATGGGGCCGTGCGGCGACGCAGGAACTGATCCGTTCGCGCCTGAAGGTGAAGAGCATGAACTTCATGCGCGGCCGTACGTTCGTCGACAAGTACCTGATCATCGACGAAGCGCAGAACCTGACGCCGAAACAGATGAAGACGCTCGTGACGCGCGCGGGCCCCGGCACGAAGATCGTGTGCCTCGGCAACATCGCGCAGATCGACACGCCTTACCTGACCGAAGGCAGCTCGGGCCTGACCTACGTCGTCGACCGCTTCAAGGGCTGGGGCCACAGCGGCCACGTGACGCTCGCGCGCGGCGAACGCTCGCGGCTCGCCGACTACGCGTCGGACATCCTTTAA
- a CDS encoding RNA polymerase sigma factor, translated as MGQAGQAVGEQAEDDAAARGERFRALVLPHLDAAYNLARWLSGNAGDADDVVQDACMRALRFVDSCRGDNARPWLLTIVRHTWYTEWRRRTHAHEVALPDTLDDTDVPDDWQPATEDPLAQLLRGESVRLVNAALAKLPPEYREVLVLREMEDLSYREIAAIADVPVGTVMSRLARGRRRLAVLLGDTQAPAPERPAGRASTGGTASEAIDGL; from the coding sequence GTGGGGCAAGCCGGACAGGCGGTCGGCGAGCAGGCAGAGGACGACGCGGCGGCGCGCGGCGAGCGGTTTCGCGCACTCGTGTTGCCGCACCTCGATGCCGCGTACAACCTCGCGCGCTGGCTGAGCGGGAACGCGGGTGACGCGGACGACGTCGTCCAGGACGCGTGCATGCGTGCGCTGCGCTTCGTCGATTCGTGCCGTGGCGACAACGCGCGGCCGTGGCTGCTGACGATCGTGCGCCACACCTGGTACACCGAGTGGCGCCGGCGTACCCACGCGCACGAGGTTGCGCTGCCCGACACGCTCGACGACACGGACGTGCCCGACGACTGGCAGCCGGCGACCGAGGATCCGCTCGCGCAGCTGCTGCGCGGCGAGAGCGTGCGGCTCGTGAATGCGGCGCTCGCGAAGCTGCCGCCCGAATACCGCGAGGTGCTCGTGCTGCGCGAGATGGAGGATTTGAGCTACCGCGAGATCGCGGCGATCGCGGACGTGCCGGTCGGCACCGTGATGTCGCGGCTCGCGCGCGGCCGGCGCCGGCTCGCCGTGCTGCTGGGCGACACGCAGGCGCCGGCGCCGGAACGCCCAGCCGGGCGTGCATCGACTGGCGGAACCGCATCGGAGGCGATCGATGGACTGTAA
- a CDS encoding LysR family transcriptional regulator, whose amino-acid sequence MDRFKQIETFVRVADAGSLAAAALEEGVSPVVLGRRIDALEQRLGVKLMYRSTRRLVVSEEGAAFLERCRGLLSEWDQAENELAAGRRAVSGHLIVSAPAAFGRKHVAPHAPDFLADKPEMQLSFNLTDRVVDLVREGYDLSIRIGGSVDPNFVAVKLASNRRVVCGTPEYFRRHGRPKSLDDLLKHNCLAFNLQGGQNRGWYFQRHGKIVTMRVAGNLDCNDGELLHRWVVESLGLGWRSTWEIAAQLETGELETVLDDYALPDYDILAVYPQQRYVPARVRYFIDYLRAAYARPGYWSSTP is encoded by the coding sequence ATGGATCGCTTCAAGCAGATCGAGACGTTCGTGCGGGTCGCGGACGCGGGCAGCCTCGCGGCGGCCGCGCTCGAGGAGGGCGTGTCGCCCGTGGTGCTCGGGCGGCGCATCGACGCGCTCGAGCAGCGCCTCGGCGTGAAGCTGATGTACCGCTCGACGCGGCGGCTGGTGGTCAGCGAGGAGGGCGCCGCGTTCCTTGAGCGCTGCCGCGGGCTGCTGTCCGAATGGGACCAGGCCGAGAACGAGCTGGCAGCCGGGCGGCGCGCGGTCAGCGGGCACCTGATCGTGTCCGCGCCGGCCGCGTTCGGCCGCAAGCATGTCGCGCCGCACGCGCCCGATTTCCTGGCCGACAAGCCCGAAATGCAGCTGTCCTTCAACCTGACCGATCGCGTCGTCGATCTCGTGCGCGAAGGCTACGACCTGTCGATCCGTATCGGCGGCTCGGTCGACCCGAACTTCGTCGCGGTGAAGCTTGCGTCGAACCGGCGCGTCGTGTGCGGCACGCCCGAGTATTTCCGCCGACACGGGCGGCCGAAGTCGCTCGACGACCTGCTGAAGCACAACTGCCTCGCGTTCAACCTGCAGGGTGGGCAGAACCGCGGCTGGTATTTCCAGCGCCACGGCAAGATCGTGACGATGCGGGTGGCCGGCAATCTCGACTGCAACGACGGCGAGCTGCTGCACCGCTGGGTGGTCGAAAGCCTCGGGCTCGGCTGGCGCTCGACCTGGGAAATCGCCGCGCAGCTCGAAACCGGCGAACTCGAGACGGTGCTCGACGACTATGCGCTGCCGGACTACGACATCCTCGCGGTCTATCCGCAGCAACGCTACGTGCCCGCGCGCGTGCGCTATTTCATCGACTACCTGCGCGCGGCGTATGCGCGCCCCGGCTACTGGAGCAGCACGCCGTAA
- the rplI gene encoding 50S ribosomal protein L9 — protein sequence MQIILLEKVANLGNLGDIVKVKDGYARNFLIPNRKARRATKEAIAEFEVRRAELEKIAAEKLAASQVVGEKLNGQSFEITQKSGVDGRLFGSVTNGDVAELLKKAGFEVEKLQVRMPEGPLKMIGEHVVQVALHTDVVVDVTINVIGDHA from the coding sequence ATGCAAATCATTCTGTTGGAAAAAGTCGCCAATCTGGGCAACCTCGGCGATATCGTCAAGGTCAAGGACGGTTACGCTCGCAACTTCCTGATCCCGAACCGCAAGGCTCGCCGTGCAACGAAGGAAGCGATCGCCGAATTCGAAGTTCGCCGCGCTGAACTCGAAAAGATCGCAGCTGAAAAGCTGGCAGCATCGCAGGTAGTTGGCGAGAAGCTGAACGGCCAGTCGTTCGAAATCACGCAGAAGTCGGGCGTTGACGGCCGTCTGTTCGGCTCGGTCACGAACGGCGACGTCGCGGAACTGCTGAAGAAGGCAGGTTTCGAAGTCGAGAAGCTGCAAGTTCGCATGCCGGAAGGCCCGCTGAAGATGATCGGCGAGCACGTCGTTCAAGTCGCGCTGCACACGGACGTCGTCGTCGACGTCACGATCAACGTGATTGGCGACCACGCGTAA
- a CDS encoding inorganic phosphate transporter yields MHSIQLALWMVATLVLVALVFDFMNGFHDAANSIATVVSTGVLKPQQAVVFAAAFNVIAYFIFHLKVAQTVGKGTIDPEIVDHYVVFGALVGAIGWNVITWYYGIPSSSSHALIGGLVGAALAKSGWSSLNIDGLLKTIAFIFISPLLGFILGSLFMLGVSWLYFRTAPSKVDRRFRRLQLLSAGLYSLGHGGNDAQKTIGIIWMLLIASGYASATADAPPAWVIGACYLSMGLGTLFGGWRIVRTMGQKITKLKPVGGFCAESGGAITLFIASFLGIPVSTTHTITGAIVGVGATQKLSAVRWGVAGNIVWAWVLTLPASALFAAGGWWLGHQIF; encoded by the coding sequence ATGCATTCGATACAACTCGCCCTATGGATGGTCGCGACGCTGGTGCTCGTCGCGCTCGTATTCGACTTCATGAACGGCTTTCACGACGCAGCGAACTCGATCGCCACCGTCGTGTCGACCGGGGTGCTGAAGCCCCAGCAGGCCGTGGTGTTCGCGGCCGCGTTCAACGTCATCGCGTATTTCATCTTCCACCTGAAGGTTGCACAGACGGTCGGCAAAGGCACGATCGATCCCGAGATCGTCGACCACTATGTCGTGTTCGGCGCGCTGGTCGGTGCGATCGGCTGGAACGTGATCACCTGGTACTATGGGATCCCGTCGAGCTCGTCGCACGCGCTGATCGGCGGCCTCGTCGGCGCGGCGCTCGCGAAGTCGGGCTGGAGCTCGCTGAACATCGACGGGCTGCTGAAGACGATTGCGTTCATCTTCATTTCGCCGCTGCTCGGTTTCATCCTCGGTTCGCTGTTCATGCTCGGCGTGTCGTGGCTGTACTTCCGTACCGCGCCCAGCAAGGTCGACCGGCGCTTCCGCCGGCTGCAGCTGCTGTCGGCTGGCCTGTACAGCCTGGGCCACGGCGGTAACGACGCGCAGAAGACGATCGGCATCATCTGGATGCTGCTGATCGCGAGTGGCTACGCGTCGGCAACCGCCGATGCGCCGCCGGCATGGGTGATCGGCGCATGCTACTTGTCGATGGGTCTCGGCACGCTGTTCGGCGGCTGGCGCATCGTGCGCACGATGGGCCAGAAGATCACGAAGCTCAAGCCGGTCGGCGGTTTCTGTGCCGAAAGCGGCGGGGCGATCACGCTGTTCATCGCGTCGTTCCTCGGCATTCCGGTGTCGACCACGCACACGATCACCGGTGCGATCGTCGGTGTCGGCGCGACGCAGAAGCTGTCGGCCGTGCGCTGGGGCGTCGCCGGCAACATCGTCTGGGCCTGGGTGCTGACGCTGCCGGCGTCCGCGTTGTTCGCGGCCGGCGGATGGTGGCTCGGACACCAGATCTTCTGA
- the priB gene encoding primosomal replication protein N: MNRLQLKASVVERAPVRYTPAGVPIASATLHHRTEVVEAGIPRQVEMTIEAVAAGEASGRLESREMGVETLFTGFLAKKSRNARTLVFHITALQDIGKD, encoded by the coding sequence GTGAACAGGTTGCAATTGAAGGCGAGCGTCGTCGAACGCGCCCCGGTGCGATATACGCCGGCGGGTGTTCCGATCGCAAGCGCCACGTTGCATCACCGCACGGAAGTCGTCGAAGCAGGCATTCCCCGTCAGGTCGAAATGACGATCGAGGCGGTGGCGGCCGGTGAGGCGAGCGGCAGGCTGGAAAGCCGTGAAATGGGCGTCGAAACGCTGTTCACGGGCTTCCTGGCAAAGAAAAGCCGCAACGCGAGAACCTTGGTGTTTCACATCACAGCATTGCAGGACATTGGAAAGGACTGA
- the rpsR gene encoding 30S ribosomal protein S18 — MPRPTGKKFDKRRQQQNPLFKRKKFCRFTAAGVEQIDYKDTETLKDFIGENGKITPARLTGTKAHYQRQLDTAIKRARFLALLPYTDQHKA; from the coding sequence ATGCCCCGCCCGACTGGTAAGAAATTCGACAAGCGTCGTCAGCAACAAAACCCGCTCTTCAAGCGCAAGAAGTTCTGCCGTTTCACGGCTGCCGGCGTCGAGCAGATCGACTACAAGGACACGGAAACGCTGAAGGACTTCATCGGCGAAAACGGCAAGATCACGCCGGCTCGTCTGACGGGTACGAAGGCGCACTATCAGCGTCAGCTCGACACGGCAATCAAGCGTGCGCGTTTCCTCGCGCTGCTGCCGTACACCGATCAGCACAAGGCGTAA
- a CDS encoding DUF47 domain-containing protein, producing the protein MFGRFMPTEGKFFELFNAHAKYIVSGGRELELLIDNLADAEIHKQNVQTAEKAADKLTHEAIDLLHKTFITPLDRDEIHKLITTMDDILDLMEDVATAVSLYDVQSVTSEASQLAHIVTQSAQHVQQAVGLLSDMKQSAQILKQCEEIDRWESEADRVLRAAMSKLFREEDDVKTLIKLKAIYELLEEITDKCEDVANIIEGIVLENA; encoded by the coding sequence ATGTTCGGTCGATTCATGCCCACCGAGGGCAAGTTCTTTGAACTTTTCAATGCGCACGCGAAGTACATCGTTTCCGGTGGTCGCGAGCTCGAACTGCTAATCGACAATCTCGCCGACGCCGAGATTCACAAGCAAAATGTGCAAACCGCCGAGAAGGCCGCTGACAAGCTCACGCATGAAGCGATCGATCTGCTGCACAAGACTTTCATCACGCCGCTCGATCGCGACGAGATCCACAAGCTGATCACGACGATGGACGACATCCTCGACCTGATGGAAGACGTCGCGACGGCGGTGTCGCTGTACGACGTGCAGTCCGTCACGTCCGAGGCGAGCCAGCTCGCGCACATCGTCACGCAGTCGGCGCAACACGTGCAGCAGGCCGTCGGGTTGCTGTCCGACATGAAGCAGTCGGCGCAAATCCTCAAGCAGTGCGAGGAGATCGACCGCTGGGAGTCGGAGGCCGATCGCGTGCTGCGCGCGGCGATGTCGAAGCTGTTCCGCGAGGAAGACGACGTGAAGACGCTCATCAAGCTGAAGGCGATCTACGAGCTGCTCGAAGAGATCACCGACAAGTGCGAGGACGTCGCGAACATCATCGAAGGCATCGTGCTGGAAAACGCCTGA
- a CDS encoding anti-sigma factor family protein: protein MDCNEARALLDADVDRELSAPDALRVQRHVEGCDSCRRERERIVALGRVVRQADYYRAPDALRASVLAGLPAAGDVRERGQARAEPQPEAAPRPRPRGRRWFSWPGGSGVATRPAPAGAGPRVAALPGLGWGVALLVALAAAGGMTLSARHAETGQTVDELVASHVRAGLSARDIDVISTDRHTVKPWFNGRLDYAPPVEDLSASGFPLAGGRLDYVGRRRVAVLVYRYRQHVIDVYVRPAGEGREAGPYATVSQGYALDRWDAAGMTWWAVTDAEPSALAAFRTALDARLGGARRE from the coding sequence ATGGACTGTAACGAAGCACGCGCGTTGCTGGACGCGGACGTCGACCGCGAACTGTCGGCGCCCGATGCGTTGCGCGTCCAGCGGCATGTCGAAGGGTGCGACTCGTGCCGTCGCGAGCGCGAGCGGATCGTCGCGCTGGGGCGGGTCGTGCGCCAGGCCGACTATTACCGGGCGCCGGATGCGCTGCGGGCGAGTGTCCTCGCGGGGCTGCCGGCGGCAGGCGACGTGCGGGAGCGCGGGCAAGCCCGCGCGGAGCCGCAACCTGAGGCCGCGCCGCGGCCTCGGCCGCGCGGTCGCCGCTGGTTCTCCTGGCCGGGCGGCAGCGGCGTGGCGACACGTCCGGCACCTGCAGGAGCGGGGCCGCGCGTCGCCGCGCTGCCCGGGCTCGGCTGGGGCGTGGCGCTGCTGGTCGCGCTTGCCGCGGCGGGCGGGATGACGCTGTCCGCCCGCCATGCCGAAACCGGCCAGACGGTCGACGAACTGGTCGCGAGCCACGTGCGGGCCGGGCTGTCGGCGCGCGACATCGACGTGATCTCGACCGACCGTCATACGGTCAAGCCGTGGTTCAACGGCCGGCTCGACTATGCGCCGCCGGTCGAGGACCTGTCGGCGAGCGGCTTCCCGCTCGCGGGCGGGCGGCTCGACTACGTCGGGCGCCGCCGCGTCGCGGTGCTCGTCTATCGCTACCGGCAGCACGTGATCGACGTGTACGTGCGGCCGGCCGGGGAAGGGCGGGAGGCCGGGCCCTATGCGACCGTGTCGCAGGGCTACGCGCTCGACCGCTGGGACGCGGCCGGGATGACATGGTGGGCCGTGACCGACGCCGAGCCGTCGGCGCTGGCCGCGTTCAGGACGGCGCTCGATGCGCGGCTGGGCGGGGCGCGCCGCGAGTGA
- a CDS encoding C40 family peptidase gives MLRIWVPVAVVSLLAACSSVPPQSASRTSGMTITTPRAFPAPANFPKFVDHSVGQEEISIQAMSLVGVPYRWGGNTPTSGFDCSGLVRYVIGRAADVNLPRTTSDMSSRGVSIDPDQVAPGDLIFFNTTGRPHSHVGIYVGKLRFVNAPSTGGTVRLDYLTNPYWAKRFDGIRRVAPPRGTPAPFDAPTYEARRDAPAAAPVVAAAASRQPAYASSQASVAPSPALVMQAAPVVSAVAVAPAAAPASDPYEPPPSRMQAAQQQATPANGDLTAMTANAAPAGPTETGTQIPTTALTAAQAASFDAEPPPSAAAPSPRNTEPVQVLRASTQSAPVSPRTGTADDPIARFANGSY, from the coding sequence ATGCTTCGAATCTGGGTTCCCGTCGCCGTCGTTTCACTGCTCGCGGCCTGCTCCAGCGTGCCGCCGCAGTCGGCATCGCGCACGTCGGGCATGACGATCACGACGCCGCGCGCGTTCCCGGCGCCCGCCAATTTCCCGAAATTCGTCGACCACAGCGTCGGCCAGGAGGAAATCTCGATCCAGGCGATGAGCCTCGTCGGCGTGCCGTATCGCTGGGGCGGCAACACGCCCACCAGCGGCTTCGACTGCAGCGGGCTCGTGCGTTACGTGATCGGGCGCGCGGCCGACGTCAACCTGCCGCGCACGACCTCGGACATGAGCAGCCGCGGCGTATCGATCGACCCCGACCAGGTCGCGCCGGGCGACCTGATCTTCTTCAACACGACCGGCCGCCCGCATTCGCACGTCGGCATCTATGTCGGCAAGCTGCGCTTCGTCAATGCGCCGTCGACGGGCGGCACCGTGCGCCTCGACTATCTGACGAACCCGTACTGGGCCAAGCGCTTCGACGGCATTCGCCGCGTCGCGCCGCCGCGCGGGACGCCGGCGCCGTTCGATGCGCCGACCTACGAGGCACGGCGCGACGCGCCGGCGGCCGCCCCCGTCGTCGCTGCCGCCGCCTCGCGGCAGCCCGCCTATGCTTCGTCTCAGGCCAGCGTAGCGCCGTCGCCCGCGCTGGTCATGCAAGCCGCACCGGTCGTATCGGCCGTGGCGGTTGCTCCGGCAGCCGCGCCCGCCAGCGATCCGTACGAACCGCCGCCGTCGCGCATGCAGGCGGCGCAGCAGCAGGCAACCCCCGCGAATGGCGACCTGACCGCCATGACGGCGAATGCAGCGCCGGCCGGCCCGACCGAGACCGGTACGCAGATTCCGACCACTGCGCTGACGGCCGCCCAGGCTGCTTCGTTCGATGCGGAACCGCCACCCTCGGCCGCCGCGCCGTCACCGCGCAACACCGAACCGGTGCAGGTGTTGCGTGCGTCGACGCAATCCGCGCCGGTCAGCCCGCGCACCGGCACCGCGGACGATCCGATCGCCCGCTTCGCGAACGGCAGTTACTGA
- a CDS encoding replicative DNA helicase, with amino-acid sequence MNAPQDPQIESLKVPPHSVEAEQSVLGGLLLDNAAWDRIADFLSQGDFYRYDHRIIYEHIGRLISSTRPADVVTVYEALTTSGKADDVGGLAYLNALAQNTPSAANIRRYAEIVRDRAVLRRLVSVADEISADAFNPQGKEVRQLLDEAESKVFSIAEEGARGNQGFLEIGPLLTQVVERIDTLYHTANPSDVTGTPTGFVDLDRMTSGMHGGELIIVAGRPSMGKTAFSMNIGEYVAVEYGLPVAVFSMEMPGTQLVMRMLGSIGRLDQHRMRTGRLTDEDWPKLTHAVQKMSEAQLFIDETGGLNPMELRSRARRLARQCGKLGLIIVDYLQLMSGSSQGENRATEISEISRSLKSLAKELDVPVIALSQLNRGLEQRPNKRPVMSDLRESGAIEQDADVILFIYRDEVYNPDSPDKGTAEIIIGKQRNGPIGPVRLTFLGQFTKFDNFAGAQTFYGE; translated from the coding sequence ATGAACGCGCCGCAAGATCCTCAAATCGAATCGCTGAAAGTCCCGCCGCATTCGGTCGAAGCCGAACAGTCGGTGCTCGGCGGCCTGTTGCTCGACAACGCGGCATGGGACCGGATTGCCGACTTCCTGTCGCAGGGCGACTTCTACCGTTACGACCACCGGATCATCTACGAGCACATCGGCCGGCTGATCTCGTCGACGCGCCCGGCCGACGTCGTGACCGTATACGAAGCGCTGACCACGTCCGGCAAGGCCGACGACGTCGGCGGGCTCGCATACCTGAACGCACTCGCACAGAACACGCCGAGCGCCGCGAACATCCGGCGCTATGCGGAAATCGTGCGCGACCGCGCGGTGCTGCGCCGGCTCGTGTCGGTCGCCGACGAAATCTCGGCCGACGCGTTCAATCCGCAGGGCAAGGAAGTCCGCCAGCTGCTCGACGAGGCCGAGTCGAAGGTGTTCTCGATCGCCGAAGAGGGCGCGCGCGGCAACCAGGGCTTCCTCGAGATCGGCCCGCTGCTCACGCAGGTCGTCGAGCGCATCGACACGCTGTACCACACCGCGAACCCGAGCGACGTCACGGGCACGCCGACTGGCTTCGTCGACCTCGACCGGATGACGTCCGGGATGCACGGCGGCGAACTGATCATCGTCGCAGGGCGCCCGTCGATGGGTAAGACGGCGTTCTCGATGAACATCGGCGAATACGTTGCGGTCGAGTACGGGCTGCCGGTCGCGGTGTTCTCGATGGAAATGCCGGGCACCCAGCTCGTGATGCGTATGCTCGGCTCGATCGGCCGGCTCGACCAGCACCGGATGCGTACCGGCCGCCTGACGGACGAGGACTGGCCGAAGCTGACGCATGCGGTGCAGAAGATGAGCGAGGCGCAGCTGTTCATCGACGAGACGGGCGGCCTGAACCCGATGGAATTGCGCTCGCGCGCGCGCCGTCTGGCGCGCCAGTGCGGCAAGCTCGGCCTGATCATCGTCGACTACCTGCAGCTGATGTCGGGTTCGTCGCAGGGCGAGAACCGCGCGACCGAAATCTCGGAAATCTCGCGATCGCTGAAGAGCCTCGCGAAGGAACTCGACGTGCCGGTGATCGCGCTGTCGCAGCTGAACCGCGGCCTCGAACAGCGTCCGAACAAACGTCCGGTGATGTCGGACTTGCGTGAATCGGGCGCAATCGAACAGGATGCGGACGTGATCCTGTTCATCTACCGCGACGAAGTCTACAACCCGGACAGCCCCGACAAGGGCACGGCCGAAATCATCATCGGCAAGCAGCGTAACGGTCCGATCGGCCCCGTTCGGCTCACGTTCCTGGGGCAATTCACGAAGTTCGACAATTTTGCGGGGGCGCAGACGTTCTACGGCGAGTAA